One part of the Clostridiaceae bacterium genome encodes these proteins:
- a CDS encoding GtrA family protein, with the protein MIRLLTFIKRLFKSLINNELMRYGIIGFLTTLINMVVYGLCTRLGLNYLIANTIAFIIAVLFAFVANDRIVFKVKRNDPASVFSRLIKFFAMRAGSYLVDMLLMFFLIDILKQNDIIGKALTNIVVIILNYIMSKYFIFRIE; encoded by the coding sequence ATGATAAGATTATTAACATTCATAAAACGGCTATTTAAAAGTTTAATTAATAATGAACTGATGCGATATGGAATAATAGGCTTTTTAACAACTTTAATTAATATGGTTGTCTATGGCCTGTGTACAAGACTTGGTTTAAATTATCTTATTGCCAATACCATTGCTTTCATCATAGCGGTGCTGTTTGCATTTGTAGCAAATGACAGGATAGTCTTCAAGGTAAAAAGGAATGATCCTGCCTCTGTATTCAGCAGGCTTATAAAGTTTTTTGCCATGCGTGCAGGCAGCTATCTTGTAGATATGTTGCTGATGTTTTTCCTGATTGATATTCTTAAACAGAATGATATTATAGGCAAGGCTCTTACAAATATTGTTGTAATTATTTTGAATTATATAATGAGCAAATATTTTATATTTAGAATAGAATAA
- a CDS encoding DUF3298 and DUF4163 domain-containing protein yields the protein MSNIQLPLQIITKKIVMPGLEVFYPSITYGTNSNAMLRMNQQIINLVNRLIAEQGYYQEPYTTSVTGYYELKSNERGVLSLSIINYTYHQHAAHGLTITKSLNFDVLTGKNYQLYELFKPDSNYIQVLSDIIKKQIKERDIPVIEEFKEIRPDQDYYIADKALVIYFQLYELSPYAYGMPHFPISVYEISNLIKENSILDVMATN from the coding sequence ATGAGCAATATTCAGCTTCCTTTGCAAATAATTACAAAAAAGATTGTTATGCCTGGGCTTGAAGTGTTTTATCCCTCTATTACCTATGGAACTAATTCAAATGCTATGCTAAGGATGAACCAGCAAATAATTAACCTTGTTAACAGGTTAATTGCAGAACAGGGTTATTATCAGGAACCATATACTACAAGTGTTACCGGATATTATGAGCTAAAGTCAAATGAAAGGGGAGTACTTAGTCTATCAATAATTAATTATACTTATCACCAGCATGCAGCTCATGGCTTAACAATAACAAAATCATTAAATTTTGATGTACTTACAGGCAAAAATTATCAACTATACGAACTTTTTAAACCAGACTCCAATTACATTCAGGTATTATCTGACATTATCAAGAAACAAATAAAGGAAAGAGACATTCCTGTAATCGAAGAATTCAAGGAAATAAGGCCTGACCAGGATTATTATATTGCCGACAAAGCATTGGTAATATACTTCCAGCTATATGAATTGTCCCCTTATGCTTACGGAATGCCTCACTTTCCTATATCAGTATATGAAATAAGCAATCTTATAAAAGAAAACAGTATCCTTGATGTAATGGCGACCAATTGA
- a CDS encoding DUF438 domain-containing protein — MSEQINNREYRQKVLKEIIGELHKGKSVDEVKPRFEKLIKGISTSEITEMEQALIMEGMPVEEIQRLCDVHAAVFKGSIEEIHNPQSQEEIPGHPVHTFKLENRALEELLNNRIITLMENFKSSDSQENVNLLLEEFETLSEIDKHYSRKENLLFPYLEKYGITAPPKVMWGVDDEIRDAIKEAKELIANYSGDKNNIVEKVNNVVKRLNEMIYKEEKILLPMALETLTEDEWLKIAEESEEIGYFLVKPEKKWKPARANLEKKAQEENKLNEEDCSDNNLVKFDAGVLSQEEINAIFNTLPLDITFVDKDGHVKYFSQGKERIFARPKTVLGRHVTNCHPPASVGIVNQIVEELKSGKKEHEDFWIKMGNKYVFIRYFAVRNQKGEFLGIMEVTQDIKPIQDITGEKRLISET, encoded by the coding sequence ATGAGCGAACAAATTAATAACCGTGAATATCGTCAAAAAGTATTAAAAGAGATCATAGGGGAATTACATAAGGGAAAAAGTGTGGATGAGGTAAAACCTAGATTTGAAAAGCTGATTAAAGGAATATCCACTTCTGAGATAACAGAGATGGAGCAGGCGCTTATCATGGAAGGTATGCCTGTTGAAGAAATACAAAGGCTTTGCGATGTACATGCCGCAGTATTTAAAGGTTCTATAGAAGAAATTCACAATCCTCAAAGTCAGGAAGAGATTCCCGGCCATCCTGTCCATACCTTCAAGCTTGAAAACAGGGCTTTGGAAGAGTTGCTAAATAACAGAATAATAACACTTATGGAGAATTTTAAAAGTTCGGACAGCCAGGAAAACGTCAATTTACTTCTTGAAGAATTTGAAACTCTCTCTGAAATAGACAAACATTATTCCAGAAAAGAAAATTTGCTGTTTCCTTACCTGGAGAAGTACGGCATTACAGCTCCTCCAAAAGTAATGTGGGGTGTGGATGATGAGATAAGGGATGCAATAAAGGAAGCGAAAGAACTTATTGCAAACTATTCCGGAGATAAAAACAATATTGTTGAAAAGGTTAATAATGTAGTTAAAAGACTAAATGAAATGATATATAAAGAAGAAAAAATACTATTGCCTATGGCATTAGAAACCTTGACAGAGGATGAGTGGTTGAAGATAGCTGAAGAAAGTGAAGAAATTGGGTATTTCCTTGTAAAACCCGAGAAAAAGTGGAAACCTGCCAGAGCTAACCTGGAGAAAAAAGCCCAAGAAGAAAACAAACTTAATGAAGAAGACTGCTCTGACAATAATTTAGTAAAATTTGATGCAGGAGTGCTTTCTCAGGAAGAAATAAATGCAATTTTTAATACCTTGCCTTTAGATATTACATTTGTAGATAAAGATGGCCATGTGAAATATTTCTCTCAGGGCAAGGAAAGAATATTTGCCAGACCAAAGACGGTTTTGGGAAGACATGTAACCAATTGCCACCCACCGGCAAGTGTCGGCATTGTGAACCAAATAGTTGAAGAGCTAAAATCCGGCAAGAAAGAACATGAAGATTTCTGGATTAAGATGGGCAACAAATATGTGTTTATAAGATACTTTGCTGTGAGAAATCAAAAAGGCGAATTCTTAGGCATAATGGAAGTTACCCAGGACATTAAGCCTATACAGGATATTACCGGAGAAAAAAGACTGATTTCAGAAACATAG
- a CDS encoding DUF3887 domain-containing protein: MRRNPGILLAIILITALITVLLAGCTGTKLAESFDKDEVISTAEEIIGFMSNEDYEAITSKVREDLRKDLSPDVLKNAADVVLKGAGEFKEFQKSSVVGQKSKSTGEDYAIAILITEYENKKVTYTISFNTNMEVVGFYLR; this comes from the coding sequence ATGAGAAGGAATCCAGGCATTTTGTTAGCCATTATTCTTATAACAGCATTAATAACAGTATTACTAGCAGGTTGCACAGGTACAAAGCTTGCAGAGAGTTTTGATAAGGATGAAGTAATTAGCACGGCTGAAGAAATTATTGGCTTTATGAGTAATGAAGATTATGAAGCTATCACCAGTAAAGTAAGGGAAGACTTGAGAAAAGATTTATCTCCAGATGTATTGAAAAATGCAGCAGATGTAGTTTTAAAAGGGGCAGGAGAGTTTAAAGAATTTCAGAAAAGTTCCGTTGTGGGGCAGAAGAGTAAATCAACAGGGGAAGATTACGCTATAGCCATACTAATTACGGAATATGAGAATAAGAAAGTAACTTATACTATTTCTTTTAATACAAATATGGAAGTTGTAGGTTTCTATTTGAGATAA
- a CDS encoding YhfC family intramembrane metalloprotease — MIKTSVIIWTVISTIICFGIPIGGFLLIQSRKQMVTRPFLAGALTFFLSQVVVRIPIFTLILPYMMWYNQLSLNPWLYGLFLGFTAGLFEEAARLFFLKVLCRKNRRYIDGIAFGLGHGGIEAILLVGINAITMLIYFFAINNGTFDSLTAGLDPSYASAIYQQYTGITALQAALMGVERIIAIIAHIGFSMIILTGIRKKRSFKYLVIAILGHTLLDAPIIILPQVFGVGEIGLEIYLALCAAVLMFYTIKVKEKYIDHDQGTIPADSIK, encoded by the coding sequence GTGATTAAAACTTCAGTAATAATATGGACAGTCATCAGCACAATCATCTGTTTTGGAATTCCAATAGGAGGATTTCTGTTAATCCAATCCAGAAAGCAGATGGTAACCAGGCCCTTTCTTGCAGGGGCACTGACTTTTTTCCTGTCTCAGGTTGTGGTACGCATACCAATTTTTACTTTGATATTGCCATATATGATGTGGTATAACCAGTTGTCATTGAATCCCTGGCTGTATGGACTCTTTTTGGGTTTTACGGCAGGTCTCTTCGAAGAAGCCGCAAGACTTTTTTTCTTAAAGGTATTATGCAGGAAGAACAGGAGATATATAGACGGCATTGCTTTCGGCCTTGGGCACGGAGGAATTGAGGCGATATTGCTGGTAGGAATAAACGCAATAACCATGCTGATTTACTTTTTTGCAATAAACAACGGAACCTTTGACAGCCTCACTGCAGGACTTGATCCTTCCTATGCATCTGCCATTTATCAACAATATACGGGAATTACTGCCCTGCAGGCGGCACTTATGGGTGTGGAACGCATAATAGCAATCATAGCACATATTGGATTTAGCATGATTATACTTACGGGAATAAGAAAGAAACGTTCTTTTAAGTACCTGGTTATTGCAATTCTAGGGCATACCCTGCTTGATGCTCCAATTATTATTCTGCCCCAGGTTTTCGGTGTAGGGGAAATAGGTCTGGAAATATATCTTGCACTTTGTGCGGCAGTATTGATGTTTTATACAATAAAAGTCAAGGAGAAATACATTGATCATGATCAGGGTACTATACCAGCTGATAGTATCAAATAA
- a CDS encoding MBL fold metallo-hydrolase, with translation MNNQSVKIQYIFHSGFSVQTVNCFLIFDYYKGHVDLNKPDLANKKMYVFSSHSHGDHFNNEIFKWSITRPDIKYILSSDIKDSIKDIANNNQNTIFISPYQKIKIDNLNIKAFGSTDIGISFLVDIDDLRIFHAGDLNWWAWPDDTPEEAATMRNAFTGEISKIKKYISSQEIDIAFFPVDPRLENNYYMGGEYFIKEISPKHLFPMHFGVSYETTGKFAQYMSDLKAQNKIHGKTRIFTISNKGQEFFI, from the coding sequence ATGAATAATCAGTCTGTTAAGATTCAATATATATTTCATAGCGGATTTAGCGTCCAAACAGTTAATTGCTTCCTAATATTTGATTATTATAAAGGGCATGTAGATTTAAATAAACCTGACCTGGCCAACAAGAAAATGTATGTTTTTTCTTCTCATAGCCATGGCGACCATTTCAATAATGAAATTTTCAAATGGTCAATTACCAGACCGGATATTAAATACATACTTAGCAGTGATATAAAAGATAGCATTAAAGATATTGCTAATAATAACCAAAATACTATATTTATATCTCCTTATCAGAAAATAAAAATTGACAATTTAAACATAAAGGCCTTCGGTTCTACTGATATAGGTATTTCTTTTTTAGTTGACATTGACGACCTGCGAATCTTTCATGCAGGTGATTTAAACTGGTGGGCATGGCCTGACGATACACCTGAGGAAGCCGCAACCATGAGAAATGCTTTTACCGGTGAAATATCTAAAATAAAGAAATATATATCTTCACAAGAAATTGATATTGCATTTTTCCCTGTTGATCCAAGATTAGAGAATAATTATTATATGGGCGGAGAATATTTTATAAAGGAAATAAGCCCGAAGCACTTATTTCCTATGCATTTTGGAGTTAGCTATGAAACCACCGGCAAGTTTGCACAATATATGTCTGACCTGAAGGCTCAAAACAAAATCCATGGCAAAACCAGGATATTTACAATAAGTAACAAGGGGCAGGAATTTTTTATATAA
- a CDS encoding fumarate hydratase encodes MDTMIRREALKEGIMKAIVRGATYISDDVYKAFKEAIKIEGKESTRTCLEKTLKSLEISREIKSPCCPDTGWPIFYFKIGNEAQIEGGLMALEEATKECVEEATHKGYLRATMKHPLTGYDPGNNIGENIPHLTYKFVPGKDIQVTYCAKGGGSEVFGGTQYRMIAFADGLTGIKKFVVDSFISSARAGAICPPSVLGVGIGGTANIAANIAKEAACLRKIGSHHPDPQIAELEIELTEALNELGFGLMGAGGSTSVFSVNIEYAYTHIAGIAVATSSNCCVARRGTTKICHDNTIEIMDYPDWFDGR; translated from the coding sequence ATGGATACTATGATAAGAAGAGAAGCTCTTAAAGAAGGAATAATGAAAGCTATTGTAAGAGGAGCGACATACATATCCGATGATGTTTACAAAGCTTTTAAAGAAGCCATAAAAATTGAGGGAAAGGAGAGTACGAGAACCTGTCTTGAGAAGACTTTGAAAAGCCTGGAAATATCAAGAGAAATAAAAAGTCCCTGTTGCCCCGATACAGGCTGGCCGATTTTTTACTTTAAGATAGGAAATGAAGCCCAGATTGAGGGAGGATTAATGGCTCTTGAAGAGGCAACTAAAGAGTGTGTTGAAGAGGCTACTCATAAAGGTTATTTGAGAGCAACCATGAAACACCCTCTTACAGGATATGATCCGGGAAACAACATTGGTGAAAACATACCACATCTTACATATAAATTTGTTCCCGGGAAGGATATACAGGTTACCTACTGCGCCAAGGGAGGAGGCTCAGAGGTTTTTGGAGGCACTCAATACAGGATGATTGCCTTTGCTGACGGCTTAACAGGTATCAAAAAATTCGTTGTGGATTCCTTTATATCATCTGCAAGGGCGGGTGCAATTTGTCCTCCGTCGGTATTGGGAGTAGGTATAGGCGGAACAGCCAATATTGCTGCCAATATTGCAAAAGAAGCAGCATGCCTGAGAAAAATAGGTTCTCATCATCCGGATCCTCAGATAGCGGAACTTGAAATTGAACTTACAGAGGCATTAAATGAACTAGGCTTTGGCTTAATGGGAGCAGGAGGAAGTACTTCAGTATTTAGTGTAAATATAGAATATGCGTACACCCACATTGCAGGTATTGCTGTGGCTACCAGCAGCAATTGCTGTGTGGCAAGACGGGGAACAACAAAAATTTGTCATGATAATACCATTGAGATAATGGATTATCCTGACTGGTTTGATGGGAGGTAA
- a CDS encoding M81 family metallopeptidase, whose amino-acid sequence MSSYRVLVAGFKHETNTFIKQPTTMEDYKKRRLVYNDEIIRFFTGTKTEIGGFIDTAQKEGITLIPSIAADACPGGRVEKKVFNHVRDAIIKTYKENQPINGILLSLHGAMVLEGYPDGEGLLLESIRQVTGYDLPIMVTLDLHANITEKMRFNSNGMFPFDHYPHVDMYERGVEAATNLFRMLRNEIKPVICIKKLPILNPCLESGKPPHKPFLDMALEWEKNPQVISVSVVSGFPYADIHDATMTVIAQTNNDPELASQITEEIGEAIIKKHKDFVKYTTPLEQAIREAVEAPEGPVVIADVSDNTGAGAPGDGTHVLRKMMEMNVKNAAFALITDSETVEKAIEAGVGSSVKVSLGGKSMPEILGDPIEAEGIVKTITDGRFINKGPMSRGLMNDIGPTVVIDFDGIEVIVSGRRIQPFDPEIFRRMGIEPLDKKVLVVKSMVHFRAAYTPLAKKIIDVDVPGPCPQNLRLLKLENVRRPVFPLDEIE is encoded by the coding sequence ATGTCATCATACAGAGTTCTTGTTGCAGGCTTCAAACATGAAACAAACACTTTTATCAAGCAGCCTACAACTATGGAGGATTACAAAAAGAGAAGACTGGTATATAACGATGAAATTATTCGGTTTTTTACCGGTACAAAGACAGAAATTGGCGGTTTCATAGATACAGCACAAAAAGAAGGTATTACTCTCATTCCTTCTATAGCAGCGGATGCCTGTCCCGGAGGACGGGTAGAAAAAAAGGTTTTTAATCATGTAAGAGATGCAATAATAAAAACCTATAAAGAAAATCAGCCTATTAACGGTATTTTGCTATCATTGCACGGAGCCATGGTTCTTGAGGGTTATCCTGATGGTGAAGGCCTGCTTCTTGAAAGTATCAGGCAGGTGACAGGATATGACCTGCCCATAATGGTTACATTGGATCTTCATGCCAATATTACAGAAAAAATGCGGTTTAACAGCAACGGGATGTTCCCTTTTGATCATTATCCCCATGTGGATATGTATGAACGGGGTGTGGAAGCGGCAACCAATTTATTTCGTATGCTGCGTAACGAGATAAAGCCGGTTATATGCATAAAAAAACTGCCTATTCTAAACCCTTGCCTTGAAAGCGGCAAGCCGCCCCATAAGCCATTCTTGGATATGGCCCTGGAGTGGGAAAAGAATCCACAGGTTATCAGTGTGTCTGTAGTATCAGGTTTTCCTTATGCAGATATACATGATGCAACAATGACTGTTATTGCTCAGACCAATAATGATCCTGAACTTGCCTCACAAATAACAGAGGAAATAGGTGAAGCTATTATTAAGAAACATAAAGATTTTGTTAAATATACAACTCCTCTTGAACAAGCCATTAGAGAGGCTGTTGAAGCACCAGAAGGGCCTGTTGTAATAGCTGATGTATCTGACAACACAGGTGCCGGTGCTCCCGGAGATGGTACTCATGTATTGCGAAAAATGATGGAGATGAACGTGAAGAACGCAGCTTTTGCATTAATTACAGATTCTGAAACAGTAGAAAAAGCTATTGAGGCTGGCGTCGGTTCTAGTGTTAAGGTTTCTCTGGGTGGAAAGAGCATGCCTGAAATCCTGGGTGATCCAATTGAAGCCGAAGGTATTGTAAAAACTATTACAGATGGTAGGTTTATTAATAAAGGACCTATGTCCAGGGGATTAATGAATGATATTGGTCCTACTGTTGTCATTGACTTTGACGGTATCGAAGTAATAGTATCGGGCAGGAGGATTCAACCCTTTGATCCTGAGATTTTCAGAAGGATGGGTATTGAGCCTTTAGATAAAAAGGTATTGGTGGTTAAATCCATGGTACATTTCAGGGCTGCATACACCCCTTTAGCTAAGAAAATTATTGATGTAGACGTGCCCGGACCCTGCCCTCAGAATCTCAGACTGCTAAAGTTGGAAAACGTCAGGAGGCCGGTATTTCCCCTTGATGAAATTGAATAG
- a CDS encoding ornithine cyclodeaminase family protein, which translates to MSKNKISCLFLSQEDLISAGCFDLKAAMACARQALMDYQNGKILFPEKIVQIFNEETQERINCLPATLLEEKVCGVKWVSVFPLNPVKYGKQNLSALILLSEIETGFPVAVMEGTLCSNIRVAAMGGIAADFLARKNSETIGFIGAGEQAKMHLLAMKSVRPSLKICKVASKYAEEEDKFISDMQAVLPDIKFISCRTILKDAITGSDIIVTATSAQAPLLKAEWIKEGAFYSHIGGWEDEFAVAKKASKIVCDDWDTVKHRTQTLSRMFKCGELTDNDIYANLHEIVMGKKAPRETEDEFIYFNAVGLSYVDVSIAYNMFKTCRNAGIGTHLRLQDSMIFDKANLIEKIII; encoded by the coding sequence ATGAGTAAAAATAAAATCTCATGTCTTTTTCTTTCCCAGGAAGATTTAATATCTGCAGGTTGTTTTGACCTTAAGGCCGCCATGGCTTGCGCCAGACAAGCTCTTATGGATTATCAGAACGGGAAAATTTTATTTCCGGAAAAAATTGTCCAGATCTTTAATGAAGAAACCCAGGAGCGAATCAATTGCCTGCCTGCAACTCTTTTGGAAGAAAAAGTATGCGGAGTTAAATGGGTGTCTGTTTTTCCATTAAATCCTGTAAAATATGGAAAACAAAATTTATCGGCGCTCATATTATTATCTGAAATTGAAACAGGATTTCCTGTTGCGGTTATGGAAGGTACTTTATGTTCTAATATACGAGTGGCAGCTATGGGTGGAATAGCAGCAGATTTTCTGGCGAGGAAAAATTCTGAGACCATAGGCTTTATTGGCGCAGGTGAACAGGCTAAAATGCATCTATTGGCCATGAAGTCTGTACGTCCTTCTCTAAAAATCTGTAAAGTGGCATCAAAATATGCTGAAGAAGAAGACAAATTTATATCAGATATGCAGGCGGTTCTTCCGGATATAAAATTCATTTCTTGTAGAACAATATTAAAAGATGCAATTACCGGTTCAGATATCATTGTAACTGCAACAAGCGCCCAGGCTCCGTTGCTCAAAGCAGAGTGGATTAAAGAAGGCGCGTTTTACAGCCATATTGGTGGTTGGGAGGATGAGTTTGCTGTTGCCAAAAAGGCTTCAAAGATAGTATGTGATGACTGGGATACTGTTAAACACCGCACGCAGACACTGAGCCGGATGTTCAAATGCGGTGAGTTAACTGATAATGATATTTACGCAAACCTTCATGAAATAGTTATGGGCAAAAAAGCGCCAAGAGAGACTGAAGATGAGTTTATATACTTTAACGCAGTAGGACTATCTTATGTAGACGTTTCCATTGCGTATAACATGTTTAAAACCTGCAGGAATGCAGGTATAGGAACACATTTGAGGTTACAGGATAGTATGATATTTGATAAGGCAAACCTTATTGAAAAGATTATTATATAA
- a CDS encoding bacteriohemerythrin has protein sequence MVNNNYLEIPDYTFVYSEINKCILAHPDKTAAFIYVEIDNFKEINTNFGYSYGNKVVAYIAEILLSMFHADNSCIFRLCSDSFLIVFHGWKSIAEVDEAAIMIIQSVLETNQIEGCFVNVYLNIGISIYPNNGQRVEELLKCSSIAVSKARYSGRNKYVFYKDHMQNSILKKSTLENHLHTALKNYEFEIHYQPQVKADSGEILGFEALLRWNNTELGDISPMEIINIAEENYLIIPIGEWVLRNACFFLKELHSMGYDNLTMSINVSVNQLLDDDFINNIFDLSYHLGLNTECLHLEITESVLRESYSIISQRLNLLREKGIKIALDDFGKGYSSLSELKDLPVDIIKIDKTFIDMITTENREKVITGMLISIIQKLGKEVIAEGVETIEQRDYLLENNCKILQGYLFGKPVSQEKVLEMLPKKTKTERSSFIKFMWKKDYEMDIPEVDKQHKYLFELGNKIANLVFSDNISDLSVEISTILGELMDYANYHFKCEEEVMEKHCFVHLGTHKKGHSYFIKTVERIAGEVKNPADRETLSKLLDFTYLWITNHILKSDMKYKILFDKGENKI, from the coding sequence ATGGTTAATAATAATTATTTAGAAATTCCTGATTATACATTTGTATATTCAGAAATCAATAAATGTATATTAGCCCACCCAGATAAAACTGCAGCATTTATATATGTGGAAATAGATAATTTTAAGGAAATCAACACTAATTTTGGATATTCTTATGGTAATAAAGTAGTTGCCTATATAGCCGAGATACTCCTTTCAATGTTTCACGCTGATAATTCATGTATTTTCAGGCTGTGTAGTGATAGTTTTCTGATTGTTTTTCATGGGTGGAAAAGCATAGCAGAAGTTGATGAAGCTGCTATCATGATTATTCAAAGTGTTCTTGAGACTAATCAAATAGAGGGATGCTTTGTTAATGTATATCTTAATATTGGCATTTCAATCTACCCAAACAATGGACAAAGGGTTGAAGAACTGCTGAAATGTTCGAGTATAGCTGTCAGCAAAGCCAGATATAGTGGCAGGAATAAATATGTTTTCTATAAAGACCATATGCAAAATAGTATTTTGAAAAAATCAACCCTGGAAAACCATCTTCATACTGCATTAAAAAATTATGAATTTGAGATTCACTACCAACCACAGGTAAAAGCTGATTCAGGGGAAATTCTGGGATTTGAGGCTTTACTCCGCTGGAATAATACTGAATTAGGAGATATATCTCCAATGGAGATTATAAACATTGCTGAAGAAAATTACCTTATAATTCCTATAGGGGAATGGGTCTTAAGGAATGCATGTTTTTTTCTAAAAGAACTCCATAGTATGGGATATGATAATCTTACCATGTCGATAAATGTTTCTGTGAATCAGTTGCTAGATGATGATTTTATTAATAACATATTCGACCTGTCTTATCATCTGGGATTGAATACGGAATGTTTACATCTGGAAATAACAGAATCAGTACTAAGAGAATCTTATTCAATCATCAGCCAAAGACTGAATTTGTTAAGAGAAAAAGGAATTAAAATCGCATTGGACGATTTCGGCAAGGGATACTCTTCACTAAGTGAACTTAAAGATCTGCCGGTAGATATTATTAAAATAGATAAGACTTTTATAGATATGATAACTACTGAGAATAGAGAAAAAGTAATAACAGGCATGCTCATAAGTATTATACAAAAACTAGGCAAGGAAGTTATTGCTGAAGGTGTTGAAACAATTGAACAAAGGGATTATCTGTTAGAAAATAATTGTAAAATTTTACAGGGATATCTGTTTGGCAAGCCTGTTTCCCAGGAAAAGGTGCTGGAAATGCTGCCGAAAAAAACAAAAACTGAAAGAAGCAGCTTTATAAAGTTTATGTGGAAAAAGGATTATGAAATGGATATTCCTGAAGTTGACAAGCAGCACAAATATTTATTTGAATTGGGAAATAAAATTGCAAATTTAGTTTTTTCAGACAATATTTCTGACCTGTCAGTTGAGATTTCGACGATACTTGGTGAATTAATGGATTACGCCAATTATCATTTTAAATGTGAAGAAGAAGTTATGGAAAAACATTGTTTTGTCCATTTAGGAACCCACAAGAAAGGGCACTCATATTTTATTAAAACTGTAGAAAGGATTGCAGGAGAAGTTAAAAACCCTGCAGATAGAGAAACATTGTCCAAGCTTTTAGACTTTACATACCTATGGATTACCAACCACATTCTGAAAAGTGATATGAAATACAAGATTTTGTTTGATAAAGGAGAGAATAAAATATAA
- a CDS encoding amidohydrolase, with protein MTDDIKKIAEELFQDIIRMRRELHMYPEEGYKEFRTSEYIARVLRNAGIETTTGIAGTGVVGIIKGEAGDGKTIMLRADIDANTIREEVQCEYTSKVDGMMHACGHDGHTASLLGTALILSRLKDKLKGNVKLVFQPAEEKLTGARKMIEEGVLDNPKVDACLGMHLWPSIPSGKIIAKAGPVLSAGDFFDIKITGKSGHGSQPHFTVDPISAGSKLLNELYTTVIRKIDPSEAAVISVCSFNAGSYYNIIPDTAELKGTIRSFKKEVQDKIHKNMQFAADKIGDAEGVKIDLAIHKLVDVTENDSVLASLVRNSIKKIAGEDSLEDNVAPSTGCEDFSFYSQKVPGVFLLVGCGFPDKADNSPLHSSTFQMDENCLLLSVQVFVQAVCDYLLS; from the coding sequence ATGACAGATGATATCAAAAAAATTGCTGAGGAACTTTTTCAAGATATTATTAGAATGAGAAGAGAACTCCACATGTATCCTGAAGAAGGATATAAAGAATTCAGAACCTCTGAATACATAGCCCGTGTCCTGAGGAATGCCGGAATTGAAACCACTACTGGTATTGCTGGTACGGGAGTTGTTGGTATAATAAAAGGTGAAGCCGGTGATGGAAAAACCATAATGCTCAGGGCAGATATAGATGCAAATACCATTAGAGAAGAAGTACAGTGTGAATATACCTCAAAAGTAGATGGCATGATGCATGCCTGCGGACACGACGGACATACAGCTTCTTTACTGGGCACTGCCTTAATTCTCTCCAGGTTAAAAGATAAGCTAAAAGGCAATGTCAAGCTGGTGTTCCAGCCAGCTGAGGAAAAACTTACGGGAGCCAGAAAAATGATAGAAGAAGGTGTATTGGATAATCCTAAAGTTGATGCATGTTTAGGGATGCACCTTTGGCCTTCAATACCTTCTGGTAAAATAATAGCAAAGGCAGGACCTGTACTATCTGCAGGAGATTTTTTTGATATTAAAATCACCGGGAAAAGCGGACACGGCTCACAGCCCCATTTTACCGTAGATCCCATATCTGCCGGAAGCAAGCTTCTAAATGAACTGTATACAACAGTAATAAGAAAGATTGATCCATCAGAGGCTGCTGTTATTTCAGTATGCTCTTTCAATGCCGGGTCTTATTATAATATAATTCCTGACACAGCGGAATTAAAAGGAACCATCCGTTCTTTTAAAAAGGAAGTACAGGATAAGATTCATAAAAACATGCAATTTGCCGCGGACAAGATTGGAGATGCTGAAGGAGTAAAAATTGACCTGGCTATTCATAAATTGGTTGATGTCACGGAAAACGACAGTGTCTTGGCATCCTTGGTCAGAAACTCAATTAAGAAGATAGCAGGAGAAGATAGTTTGGAGGATAATGTGGCTCCATCTACAGGTTGTGAAGATTTTTCCTTCTATTCCCAGAAGGTTCCTGGAGTATTTTTACTTGTAGGATGCGGATTTCCTGACAAAGCTGATAATTCTCCTTTACATAGTTCAACTTTCCAGATGGATGAAAACTGCCTGCTCCTTTCAGTTCAGGTATTTGTACAGGCAGTTTGCGATTATCTTTTGAGTTAA